The genomic region TTTCAAATTTATGAGTTGGTTGAGCATGGTTAGTAGCTCCTTCATGTGATGGTAGTCTACTAGgcggtttgtttttttccatctaTGCTCAGCATTTTTATAATCTCTTCTGTCACGTCGAGTGGAAACATTTATCCAGGGGGATGGATTGACCATTGGGGCTAGTCAGGTTTTATTTGGAGTAACAGTATCAAGAACTCATGAGCAACATTCATTAAACCGGTTAACAAAGTCATTAATATCAGAAATATTAAGAATAATCATGGACATATCACTGAAGATAAGTTCAGTGAGCTATTTTCCTTaagtcattttgtttgtttgtttgtatgtttgagtTATCAGTGTACTGCAgaccactgtaaataaaattatcACCTCTGGGAACACAAGATGTCTGAATCTGCCTACCTACCACCTTCGTCACCACTCTGGCTTGGCCACACcacagccatcattaatgttctTCTCCTGCTGTGAGAAAGACCTATCATGACATAATTTTAATTCAGCTGGTGCacagcagcagtaacaaagCTATTTGCACTTGACACAACATAAcattacacaaaaataaaagctaTGTTCAAGTAAATTAACAATTCACCAGAGCCTTCTTCATTGTAACTAATCTGTTGAACTGGATGGGGAAAAGGCAGGCCAGAGCAGCCTTTTTTCAGCCTCCTGCTGCTGGTCGTCATTATCCTCAGTGTGAAATGTGAGTCTGCACACAATCTGCAGCCATGGATCTGAAtttttgtcaaaaaaacaaacaaaatgtcacaCGAAAGCAGTTCATGGAATACAGggaaaatgcaatgtaaaaaacCTTGTACAAGCCAAAGAAAACGTCAACatacttgtgtgttttgtcaaaCACAATTAGCCACGAATTAtagacaaaaaattaaataaaaccaaaaccatgaagaaaaagtttttttactGTAAGCCTTCAGGCTGAGCTGGGATGAGAGCCAGAGGAACTGCAGGACTCGAGGAGAATCTCTGGCTTTTGTTACCAGCCAATGTGTTCGGGTGGATCTGATTCATTCACTAACCATGAAGTATAATCATGCagttaataaaacagtaataacttgcacaatacattttttgtaaatgtcaaCGGTGTTCTTTCTTCTAGCATTTTCGTTTTCATTTGATgtttccaaaaaacaaaaaaataaaccgTTGGAAAGTTTCAGTCCAGACAGGTGTACCGgaccttaaagaggtggtattatgctttttggctttttccctctttgttatagaatttatatcttttttgtgcatctaataggtttgcaaagtgaaaaagcccaaagcccaccccaaagggagttcccatctcccacagaaaacactggtCTGGACTGCCTGagaacagcttgtttgtagtccagccatttccctttcatccctatcacgacacagggatgaaagcaaagTGCGTGTcatataatgctcgccaagcggctagtctgaTACACCCTCAAAAAACACCTGTGAAAAGTCTTATACCTCAACAGTATTACAACAAATTGCAAAtttcttgactttaaaattgatcttttaaattgacaaagatcttatgtgtaattcagggcacaattcaaacgggatcaaaatatttgttgtcccttgccattgactaccttacagtgtttttccaaaataaggtcccatggtggttcACCGGAAGGGGAGGGTCTTAGGCTCTTTAtatacagctgaatcaaagctgtttatcggcttctcactgacccgcccttctctgtttctgattggctagtagtccttaactaagaactgtgcatgtgcaactcccaacaaagatcatgtagagacaaCATATATCACTCCAAAGCTAAAACGAAACATTCAACACAGGAtgaaaagaagagctgcagcaatgtgcagtatgaagaaaatatggtgtttttgaaaattaaaccatgtaaacctgttctggtacaacccctaataagggtttgaacctgaaaatgagcataataccacctctttaagtattTTATCTAAGTAATGTGACGTAAGTCACGGTCTATGGAATGGTCGCAGTTTGTTtcagtgatgtgcggatcggccctgaagtatcgatatttctgatactaACATTTcatgctctaggatcgatactcatataaaaggatcaatatctaaagtcagtcatttggagtgtgtgttttatcataagtatcttactgtcaccaggatggtctaattatactcggttgataggaactacttttccttccgcctgtcaaagtcatacTTGCGCTACAGCTCTGTGacagagcttctttgaagtgagccgctgcagccctttacatttcccacgatatgtattttagctgtgaaggtaataatcttgctctgtgtgatgtgtgtgcaaagacagtgaaatactttggcaacaccccaaactttgctaaacatctgagattaggtctgtcacaataataggatgatgttatgaagcggcagttctgagcaggatatttttattataattaaagaatatgacagtagtttgatgtcttgtcattatgcagctattatttttaattagtaaggctacagcctactccttatttcgctcataaatacagaaacgggaggggggaggtcacattaaactagaaataagaTTTGTAAAAgattggtattggtatcggtatcggcaataccagcctgggtattacttggtattggatcgtataggaattaagtgatatcgcacatcactagttTGTTTAGGTTATCCAACAAAatgacttggttaggtttaggaaatgattgtggtttgggttaaaataacaatgTTACGTAAGTAACATGACGTAAATGATGTAAGTTATGTGACTTCACTCAACAacataacgttagttaacttaaatTTTTAATTAGCCAACCTTGACTTGATGCACACTGGTCTCAGACCTCAGTTTTCTGTGTGAAAGTTTACTACATTAACTGACTTCCACCTTTGCTACCATCAAATGACCACTTGAGGTTGTGGcctaacaaaaaacataaatgtggGTCGTAATAAGCAGCTATACGTCTGGTGAGGACAAGCTGCAATATTCTTGTCTTTTGTTTGCAGTTATTGGGCAGAAGTTACATCAGAAGGGGATTATGGGATCCTTAGCAGTTGGCACCCACCTGAGAAGAACTGGATAAAGGTGTAGGCTTCACACTTCATTTCTCAGCTGCAGATGCAACAGTGTTATTTTTTAACAGAATAACCAGAAAATTCAACCTCAATACCATTTCAAATAATTTCTCTTTCCACTTCACACTTCAATCAATACTACCCAGCAAAGAAAGATGAAGCTTCTAAGATGATAGTTTTATATGCTGTTTAGTCAGATTTATGTTAGGGTTAGGGTGTTGCCTAATGTATATTCTAATCAGTTATGCCTGTGAGCACTTTCAGGGTACTTCTAATAGGCCTATACTGTATGATTTCTTATACTGCTGTCTGACTTCTTCACAACTGAAGAcctacatattttttaaaatgctacaaaagaaacacacacttttctaTAGCATAATACTGCAGGAGTAATTGTACTGTTGACTATATAGACAGATTGAACCAAAAGAGTCCTAATTTTGCAAGTTTGTTCATTGACACTCATCAACACTTTATATCTGCTTCATATGTTCAGGACTCTAAAAGGACATAAGGCCTCAGAGAATGCATTTCAGGCTCAGGCCGAATCTTTTCCTAGACATAGTTAATGTGGTCTTCCTCCAGATCCAGATCCCCCATCTCCAAACCCAAAGTGCTGTGATGAATAATCTGACAGCGTCTCAGAGACCTCCTGTTTGTTGGTCTGAGCTTGGGGGTTCCAGGGAACAACTCCTTCATTGTGACACTCATATCCTCCTTTTCATCATCTTTGGAGGAAACTTTGATGTCATTCTGCATCGTTTTGAACATCAGATCATTTCTGTCCTCAACCCTGCAAAGATGGTAGAGTGAAAAGTTGTCACAGCTGCTTCAGAGAAAATACTCCCACTATGTAAGCTTTCATCATGATATTTCTGCACTGAATCTACGGCATAGGCACACTGTAGCCTACACATAGCCTACGCATAGCTGCACACCCTATGCaatagcctgacgtgcaccgcCCCAAAAATGTACCTACACGGTGACACATAccacaagaactgtgattggttggctcgGTAGCATTGCATTTTCTCCAAGCCCCCAGGAAGTGCCCTGTGCTTCAAAGCCAGATTTACTAGTGAAAAGTCTAAAAGAGCCACAATTatcattttacccccattcatgttagcggagggctaactGGAAGTTACAGAAGTAATTGGCCTTAAAGTGGCATTCCAGCAATTTAGTACTGCACTTCTAAAGTTGGAGAATTTAGAgcagaataaacaaatgaacaaataagTAATGATTAAAATGGAAGCAGCAGAAGCCAAGATGCCCTGACTTTGAGTGTCAAACTCAAGCTACATTTCCCATTATGCAGCTTGGTAGCATCCTTTTGTCCCCCCTCAGCATCTCCTAGAGACGCACAAGGTACCTTTAGCGTCCATATGAGACGCACTGGGCTTCATCTAACTCCAATCTAACCCATCCGCATCAGGCGACGTAGTCTACAAAACGACTAAGTCTGTGCAAGAAGCTGGGGTGGATCGATGGGTCAAACAAACCAGTAGCTAGGgattgtgtcctgtgtgaaaggGGTTgacttttaaaagttttaattaACTTAACATACTCAAACTATGATCTTTTCTTAAACTtaaccaaattattttggtaCCTAAACTTAAACTctcatttcacaactttaaccACGTGTTAAAATGGCACCTCATACTGATGCTAAAGGGTACCTTCTGAGACGAAGAGGGGTGTGACAAAAGCATCATCAGTAACATCAGTATTTGACTACCTGGGATGAGAATGTGTAACAGCACACTCACATCTTTCAAAACTCTGACTTTCTATTAGAAATGTTTAATAAGATCAAAAAGCCTAAGACAAGATAACCTCTGATGACAGTATCAGATTAATTTTCTAAGATTTCTAAGACAATTTAGAAGTTAAAAGTCTCTCTCTTTTAAACATTCAGCAATTGCTGAAAAAACTGAAGGTGAAATGGGGTTTTATTGTAGAAATAAGTCATGTTTTTCGATTGAGGCCAAAAGGACACTTGTTGCTGCCACTTTTATGTCAGACAATAGCAATGTTGTACATAAATGCATGCATTCATTCAAAGCCTGAAAGTGTTGGACACTGTTTACCATGGAGCACTAAGGTTCATTACAAACTTTAGATCCCTTACTCATCTTTGCTCCTTGTATGCTCGGGTTGGTTGGTCTGCATTGTCCACAGGTAGACATAATCATTgacacacttttatttatatttatatggcTATTCTTGGTCTGCTTACATCCTATTTACAAATCTACATCCAAGAGAAAAGTACGGGAAAATCCTGTCTTCTTTCCGAGAACTGTGAAAAGAGGCGTTTAAGTTTGCTGCTTCTTTGCTTGGAGTCAGCTACTAAATATCCTGAATCTTCGGCAGCCGGTTACACTGGTTgcttttaaagtacttttaaatgactTGGAGGCTGGTCATTTTGGCTATAGATGTTATGATTGATTACTGGTTTGATCCTTGTTGTTGATTACTTGTTCTGAAtatttaagaaatatttttaaatattttatgaccttgtaacttaCTACTTATTCCCATTGTAtaacatgtttcatgtttttgttataCGTTCTTATGTCTGTAACTTTGTTAATTGTGCTGCTTCCTGTgttggccaggacactcttgaaaaagagatttttaatctcacttcatttttttctggttaaataaaggtataataacaaaaactgttttcacaggctgagtacTTTCCCTATTGAGTAGTAAACTAATATTTACTTGTTTACTCGGTTGAATGCCCCTTTAATTTGCCTTTTGATAACCCGCATAATATAGCATGTGTAAAGCTGTAGTCCATATGTAGGTGGAGGAGGTACGATAATTATAGTGCAAGATCTGTAAGGGAGAGAGTTGTGCTTGTTACTCACAGCACAACATGACTTGTGGCTGAAGTGCATTAAAGACTACTTAGGTCGTGGTCAGTGGACAAACTTCCTGTATGATTATTTTTAGCAAAAATAGTTTCTACTGTTGATCACAGTGAAATGTCCGGATACAATCTCTTagttatttacattttagcaaTTTAAGGGTGTTTCTTCTTTGAAAGCCCTGAAAACCTTTTTCCCCAAGTCAATGAGGTCCGacacagagaaatgtttttgtgtttttttatgtgagagttttcttttgtgtttttgaagaTGATTTGAAGTGGTCGGGACTGTGTCACACCTGTGCACCAATCAGGATTTTACAACATTGGAATCAAAATGTTACGACAGCTGGTGGGACAGTTTCTTGTATCGCGCCTTTCTAGATTTCTGACCACTCACTACGTCACagtcacccattcacacactgaggaagttgccaactgctcatcagaacagaaatgaaCATGGCACTGCCATCGGGAGCAATTTCTTGATTCAGTAtttttgcccaaggacactttgacatgcagactggagggaTCTTCCGATTAGCGGGGAAATCCACgttacctcctgagccacagcagtCTATATATTTGCTTATATTGCCACTGTCAATAAAATCTGATTAGATTACACCCACATAGTTCTGAAGAAgcttaattaataaattaataactaagtatgttttctttatgtttaaGTTTGATTGTTGCTCATCATTCATgatgaatatatttatatttttgatcTGAAACTTATTCAGGGGCTTTAAAGCCTCTGTTTCTGTTCCTGTTGCAGCAGTACTGTCTTACCTGAGATACCAGCACTCCTTCAGACCATAGTTAAGCCCACACACCCCGATCTGAGACCACAGGCAGCGAGGAAGCCTCCTCTCCAGCATCAAAGTTGTGGCTACCACCTGTACAACATTATTGCAGTTGTAACCATGACACAGTAATGGGGGACACCTCATGATATAATCATGAGGTGTTTTGTGCTGTTATGTTTGTGTCTTCGGATGTATTCCAAGTCCCTATTTGTGTTACCTGAGTCCACCACAGCTCTTTTCTCTCCTCGGCCACCCTTTCCTGTGTGTCACTCATCATGGCTGACAGTAGTTCTAGCAGAAAGAGGcagcagaccacagacaaggtgCAGTGGAGCACATGGACGATCGGGGGGGTAGTGAAGGAGTGGTCCACAGGCATATCTATGAGGCCCATGCTGAGCTCATACAGGGAAAAGAGGGTGATGGGGAAGGAGCGATATTGGGGAAGGGATGTAGGATCTTGGGTCATATACACGACCCACAGAGCTGAgaagaaacaatttaaaaaagtatgtGAGGTAATAGAAAACTGTGAATCATCTTATTTTAAGAATTTCTTATCTTACAAGCTTTGTGAGGGTTAAAGATTTGATTGTACATGTTGCTCAGAAAATACATACCGGTGGAAAAACCAGTGAGCATAATGAAACTCAGCCACATGAACTTTGTCAAGTCTTCAAATATAATCTAGGTGGAAATGAGACACTAGGTAGGTCAGTCTGCCAACACAAATAGGTGAACctcaaaaactaaaacaattgAATACATATGtttcaaaacatttatatacatGAACAAACTTCTGAGCTCCTACAGCATACATCACTGTGTGTACAACACGCAGTAGTGAGTCCAGGCTGAGCGAGTCCTACCTTCTGTATCAAGATGACATGAGGGCCGAGTGTTTCAAAACCTCGGGCGAAGTACATGATGTTGCACCAGCCAAGAACTAAAGACACTGCcattacctctctctctccatgcaCTTCGCAGATTCTGAAcaccaacagcagcaacaccaaGCATGCATAGGTGATACTGGtcaaaacaacagcagaaagGTTAAAAGGTATTTCAGATCAGTATGCTTTACATTACTGCTTAGAAGTATTTCTACTTACAGAATAACATGAAAGGGACCTCCCAGTGCTGTCTGACCAAAATAGCGCTTTGCTCCCACTCTCAGTATACCAGGGATCTGTTGGGAAAGATTGTACAGGAGGATGTGGCAGTGCAATAGACTGTATTACCATACAGTGTTTAAGATGTTGTTTCATAAATTCACCTCCAGCAACAGGATGAGAAAAGCTCCGATGACGCTGATGATCTCGCCCACCAGCCGCAGGTTGTCATCATACGTTACATAACTCTCCTGAGgcgcagagagagaaaaaaattgaTATGTGAAAATATAGATTATTGAACTGTAAGTCATATTCAAGTGCACAGTTTGATataaacacatatacatatgAACAGATTAGGTACAACTATTAGCTAAAACCCCTGCTTTAGTTTTAtggtatttgtttgtttagagTTTGGTTTTACatctttataattttttatttaaattgcacATTGGTTCTCTGTCcccaaaataatttaaagtaaaatgcCTCTTAAGGTCCAGTGATGGATGAACTTTTGTCTCCtccttctgacagtgagagtaaATTACACAAAATTATTCACATGTGCTTCTGATGTATAGGCTCTGCCTTACTGAGTTGCTGCTGTCGTTACGGTTGCTATCCCCCTTCAATTCAGGCAAACCGTTTATTGCTGGTttgcataaaacacatcactgccaGCATGGAACATCTCCAGACACCTGAGTTATCAACTCTGTTATACTGCTAAGACAGAGAGCTTTATCTGGTGGTGATAGGCTTAATCTGCATTGTGTGAATTTGTTTGacaagggcttgaatgtaaccGACAATCATTTTATGCTCCGGTGTTAGAGGATGctggtgttgtttgtttgcCGCTTCTCCACCTCAATAAAGTCAAAATCAAATACCTTTAATGTTGCTCAATCACatacacaacagcagcagttgaTGAAAGTCTCGGGTGCAGTTCCAGCAACATAGCCGTATGAGCTGTTGCTGTACCAGGCAATGATACAGCCAGTCAGGATGCTCTTCCTAGTGTTGGTATAGAACAGCGTGAGGATGTGATGGTTCATTTCAAGCTTCCAAAGCCTTTTCAAGAGCTGCCTTAAGCTGGTGAGCCTTCTTTACAACGGCCTCAGTGTGGACGGACCATGTAAGGAGCTCAGTGTTCCTAGTGAACACCTAGGAACTTGAAACTGCTGACTCTCTCTAATTAGGGCATTGGAGAGATGTGTTGCCAGGGAATACAGGAACGGGCTGAGAACACAGTGTTGAGGGTCACTGATGTTGCTGCCCATTCTAACCACCTGCTTGAGAAGAAGTCAAGATTCCAGCTGCATTGCAATCTGTTTAAGCCCAGAGCCCAGAGCTTCACATATAGCTTGGAGGGCACTATGGGATTGAACACTGAGCTGTAGTCTACAAACAGGTATGCAAACTGCAGTGTGTCTAGTGAGGcatgcagcacagagcagatgtaTTCTCTAACTAGCCTTTGCTGCTGATGGACGTCAGAGACAGTCATTTAAGTAAGTGATTCTGGATTTCTTCGGTAGACACAATGATGTTGATATTTTAAAGCACGTTGGGCCAAAgacaaggagaaggagaggtTGAAAATGTCCGTAACAACACCAGCCAATTGGTTTGCACACACTCTAATAACGCAACCCGGAATGTTGTGTGGACCCGCGAGGATGCCAGGATGGGCATGGTGGCGGTACCCTCCTCTTTATCCTGTACATCCTCTTGGAAAAATTCTCCGCCGCCATGGCCTCCATTTTCACtactatgctgatgacactcaaCTTTACCTCTCCTCTAAAACCATCAGCTCTAATGTCACCCTCTCCACCAGGTCCACAACCTTGGAATCATCCTTGACCCCACCCTCTTGATCCTACCCCACGTCAACCAGGTCACAGAAACTGCCTTCTTCCACCTCAAGCACATTGCCCGCCTCTGGCCCTCCCTGTCCTTTGCCACTGCAGAAATACTCTTCCATGCCCTCATTACCTTCAGACTCGATCCTTCAACTGCATCCTCCAAACATCAATACGTTTCGAACTCACCTCCACTCATCACCAAGATTACATCAACCCTGTCCGTCACAACCTCTGGCTCCCGGATAAATACAGGATTCACTTAAATTACTATTCAACACCTACAAAGCCGTACATGAACTGGCCCCTCCCTACCTCTCTGCCTTTTTTACTTAGGTAAACATATGAAAGTATtatttaagtgtattaaaggtaaaatgtatttgttgtacTTGTCATGTAtaggacaaacaaacacagccatATTGTTACTGCAATGGTACTATGTCGTTTAGATATACATATGtgaatctgtaaagtaaccAGAGCTGTGGAACTATCGTAGTGGAGTAGAAAGTATAGCATAAAAGTGACCAAGTATAGTACAATTGGACtagtaaatattttaatattccaCCCCTATTTATGGCCCTGCATTACAACATTTAATAGTTTTATCTGGTGACAGTGAAATATCAAATTCATGCCCTGTATTTATAACTCAAACACACTTtgaatgttttctgaactcGGGTGGTTTTGTCCATATCTGACGTTGTGTAGTTCTCTGGAGCGTCCTTTAGAGGGCGAAATACACAACACAGTGTGAAGGTGCCGATGTACAGCAGATACAGTACCAGCAGCAGCCTGACAcaagagaaaaaacaatgttaaatAAGATGTGTGTACAGTTCAGATATTTTACCTCAGACACTGATGTCATTTTTACCTGAAGTAATGTTTTCCATACAGGTTCCACTTCAGACTAACCAGCTGCTTCACGGGGGTCACCAGCAATATTTCTCTTGACTGGAGAAAGAATTTCTTCTCAGCATCACATCATTGTCATTATTTCTAACCAAATAGTCTGTGAGTTAACCAAAATACAgtatacaatataatattcttgtGTTGTACCTCTCTCTTGTGACTGCCCACTATGAGCTCCGGTACTGACTTGTTGTCGGCCCATGAGTCGATCTCTGTCAAATCATACAGGTTAGAGGTCAAAGGGCCCAGAATCCACTGTACTACACGCCTTTTATTAACCAGGTGCTCAAAGACCTGAGATAAACAGAGGAAATCACAATGGTGAGTATAGGATTAGGAAAATAATCTGCTCCATCTTTCATGTTGGGTTTTCACCCTGTGAAACCATTCACTCACCTCAATGTTTCCCTCTTTGGCAGCCAGTTTAAAAGGTGTAAGGCCTCTGTAGTTGGGCACCATGTCGAGTGACACTGACTGGTCCAGCTCTGCATCGCGTGCCATAATCAAGTCTATGGTCTGGCACGCAGTCACCTTGTTGGGCTGCAGAACCAAAATGTGAAGCACTGTGTTACCTAGACAGAAAACAAGGGAAtacaaggagagaaaaaagaatgCATAGACAAGAGATGATGGGGGCAAGAAGGGAAAACAGAAGGCTATTAATAATCAAAATATCAGACTGATACACGgatataaaataattatgtaCTACTTTCCAACACTCCCACAAGAGGAAGTATTTCATACCACGGTAATCCTGGACCCTGGTGCTGGCCCCTGCATCAATTACCATGGAGATAATGCTCTCATTCCCAGTACATGCAGCAAAAGACAGGATGTGCTCACCTGTAATTTGAAAAATTACATGTTTTGTGTCATTTagcataaaaacagacattataTTTTTTGGGCAAATGCTTTGGTCcaacacaacattttttttcatacacattcattAGAATCAATTTGGGGTTCTCGGCTATAGCCATCCCTTACAACTTACTGTAAGCTTGGTGACTTACCATAGTATATGAGTCCTCCTAACCTCTTCCTGAAGTACAGACCGGTGACTCGAGGTGTAGCCACATCACCCCCTCGACTAATCAGATGATGAACCAGATCGATGTTCTGATTCACTACAGCAATGTGGAGAGGAGTTacacctgagagagagaagagagagcagTGTACACCAATCCActgtaaattaactttttaattttaCCAGTTTATTTCAACAGTTTCCCCCATTAATCTGATGAGCAAAATGAGTATTTGTAGTAGGGGTAGgggtattcagacccctttaaatttctcactctttgtttcattgcagccattttacaaaaatcaaaaaagttcattttatttctcagtaatgtacactcagcaccccatcttgacagaaaaaaacagaaatgtaggaatttttgcaaatttattaaaaaagaaaaactgaaatatcacatggtcataagtattcagaccctttgccgtgacactcatatttaactcaggtgctgtctatttcttctgatcatccttgagatggttctacaccttcatttgagtccagctgtgtttgattatactgattggacttgattaggaaagccacacacctgtctatataagaccttacagctcacagtgcatgtcagagcaaatgagaatcatgaggtcaaaggaactgcctgaagagctcagagacagaattgtggcaaggcacagatctggccaaggttaaaaaaaacatttctgctgcacttaaggttcctaagagcacagtggcctccataatcctcaaatggaagacgtttgggacNNNNNNNNNNNNNNNNNNNNNNNNNNNNNNNNNNNNNNNNNNNNNNNNNNNNNNNNNNNNNNNNNNNNNNNNNNNNNNNNNNNNNNNNNNNNNNNNNNNNggagaaaaccaggcactgctcatcacctgtccaatacagtctcaacagtgaagcatggtggtggcagcatcatgctgtgggggtgtttttcagctgcagggacaggacgaccggttgcaatcgagggaaagatgaa from Micropterus dolomieu isolate WLL.071019.BEF.003 ecotype Adirondacks linkage group LG03, ASM2129224v1, whole genome shotgun sequence harbors:
- the LOC123968301 gene encoding transient receptor potential cation channel subfamily V member 5-like, translated to MTSCQAKSAPSKLNRWWSQLRVCLQNNEGWNEILDENFLPYTKYINDSPLFYAAKENSVGCIKKLLSCVSTDILERGALGETALHVAVMYDNLEAAVALMDRAPELINEPMITKLFQGVTPLHIAVVNQNIDLVHHLISRGGDVATPRVTGLYFRKRLGGLIYYGEHILSFAACTGNESIISMVIDAGASTRVQDYRGNTVLHILVLQPNKVTACQTIDLIMARDAELDQSVSLDMVPNYRGLTPFKLAAKEGNIEVFEHLVNKRRVVQWILGPLTSNLYDLTEIDSWADNKSVPELIVGSHKRESREILLVTPVKQLVSLKWNLYGKHYFRLLLVLYLLYIGTFTLCCVFRPLKDAPENYTTSDMDKTTRVQKTFKESYVTYDDNLRLVGEIISVIGAFLILLLEIPGILRVGAKRYFGQTALGGPFHVILITYACLVLLLLVFRICEVHGEREVMAVSLVLGWCNIMYFARGFETLGPHVILIQKIIFEDLTKFMWLSFIMLTGFSTALWVVYMTQDPTSLPQYRSFPITLFSLYELSMGLIDMPVDHSFTTPPIVHVLHCTLSVVCCLFLLELLSAMMSDTQERVAEERKELWWTQVVATTLMLERRLPRCLWSQIGVCGLNYGLKECWYLRVEDRNDLMFKTMQNDIKVSSKDDEKEDMSVTMKELFPGTPKLRPTNRRSLRRCQIIHHSTLGLEMGDLDLEEDHINYV